The following coding sequences are from one Lysobacterales bacterium window:
- a CDS encoding FdhF/YdeP family oxidoreductase — translation MTDPHRPYDKAAGGLDALRSSLKALREQGIVGKGARTLARVNQPEGFDCPGCAWPDRNPHSSFEFCENGVKAVAAEATARRADPDFFARHPLAELAGWDDFALEAVGRLTHPMAWDAASDRYLPVSWQQAFETIAGVLRDLDHPDQAAFYTSGRTSNEAAFLYQLFVREFGTNNLPDCSNMCHEPTSLALPEVIGVGKGTVTLADFERADAIFIFGQNPGSNHPRMLGELRQAARRGCRIVVFNPLRERGLERFADPKHPVELVTGRGTRLASHYYTVRVGGDLAAITGLARAVLEAGAIDQAFIAAHCAGFDVFRDAVLATPWPDIEAGSGLSRAQLEEAAGVYIDSPATIACWGMGLTQHPRAVATIQMLAALLLLRGNIGRPGAGACPVRGHSNVQGDRTMGIWERPPAAFLDRLGAEFGFQPPRAPGLDTVGTIEAMHAGRVRAFIAMGGNFAAATPDSEFTHAALRRCALTVHVATRLNRSHLVHGEAALLLPCLGRTELDRVAGRRQAVSVEDSMSMVHLSSGMNAPASPHLLSEPAIVAGIARATLPGSATPWQALADDYDALRARIARVVEGFEDFNARVRVPGGFHLRNPAREREWRTPGGRARFIHHALRGEGAADSGDLLTLTTVRSHDQYNTTVYGFDDRYRGIHGERRVLFIGGADLARLGLAAGQRVDIVSVWHDGERRVSGFRLVEYDIPAGCVAAYYPETNPLVPLSHHAQGARTPASKAIPVRLEARPAP, via the coding sequence ATGACCGACCCGCACCGCCCCTACGACAAGGCCGCCGGCGGCCTCGACGCGCTGCGCAGTTCGCTGAAGGCGCTGCGCGAGCAGGGCATCGTCGGCAAGGGCGCGCGCACCCTGGCGCGGGTCAACCAGCCCGAAGGCTTCGACTGCCCGGGCTGCGCCTGGCCGGACCGCAATCCGCATTCCAGTTTCGAGTTCTGCGAGAACGGGGTGAAGGCGGTTGCGGCCGAGGCCACCGCGCGCCGTGCCGACCCGGATTTCTTCGCCCGGCACCCGCTGGCCGAGCTCGCCGGCTGGGACGATTTCGCCCTGGAGGCGGTCGGGCGGCTGACCCATCCGATGGCCTGGGATGCGGCCAGCGACCGCTACCTGCCGGTGTCCTGGCAACAGGCCTTCGAGACCATCGCCGGCGTCCTGCGCGACCTCGACCACCCCGACCAGGCGGCCTTCTACACCTCCGGGCGCACCTCCAACGAGGCCGCCTTCCTGTACCAGCTGTTCGTCCGCGAGTTCGGCACCAACAACCTGCCGGACTGCTCGAACATGTGCCACGAGCCGACCAGCCTGGCCCTGCCCGAGGTGATCGGGGTCGGCAAGGGCACGGTGACCCTGGCCGACTTCGAACGCGCCGATGCGATCTTCATCTTCGGCCAGAACCCCGGCAGCAACCATCCGCGCATGCTCGGCGAGCTGCGCCAGGCGGCGCGTCGCGGCTGCCGCATCGTCGTGTTCAATCCCTTGCGCGAGCGCGGCCTGGAACGCTTCGCCGACCCCAAGCATCCGGTCGAGCTGGTCACCGGCCGCGGCACCCGGCTGGCCTCGCACTACTACACGGTGCGGGTCGGCGGCGATCTCGCCGCGATCACCGGACTGGCGCGCGCGGTGCTCGAGGCCGGCGCCATCGACCAGGCGTTCATCGCCGCGCACTGCGCGGGCTTCGACGTCTTCCGCGACGCCGTGCTGGCGACGCCCTGGCCGGACATCGAGGCCGGCAGCGGCCTGTCGCGCGCGCAGCTCGAGGAGGCCGCCGGCGTCTACATCGACAGCCCGGCGACGATCGCCTGCTGGGGCATGGGCCTGACCCAGCACCCGCGCGCGGTCGCCACCATCCAGATGCTGGCCGCCCTGCTGCTGCTGCGCGGCAACATCGGCCGGCCCGGGGCCGGGGCCTGCCCGGTGCGCGGCCATTCCAACGTCCAGGGCGACCGCACCATGGGCATCTGGGAGCGGCCGCCGGCGGCCTTCCTGGACCGGCTCGGCGCCGAGTTCGGCTTCCAGCCGCCGCGCGCGCCGGGCCTGGACACGGTCGGCACCATCGAGGCCATGCACGCCGGCCGGGTCCGGGCCTTCATCGCGATGGGCGGCAACTTCGCGGCCGCCACGCCCGACAGCGAGTTCACCCACGCGGCGCTGCGCCGCTGCGCGCTGACCGTGCACGTCGCCACCCGCCTGAACCGCTCGCACCTGGTGCACGGCGAGGCGGCCCTGTTGCTGCCCTGCCTGGGCCGCACCGAACTGGACCGCGTCGCCGGCCGCCGCCAGGCGGTCAGCGTCGAGGACTCGATGAGCATGGTGCACCTGTCCTCGGGCATGAACGCACCGGCCTCGCCGCACCTGCTCTCCGAGCCGGCGATCGTCGCCGGCATCGCGCGCGCCACCCTGCCCGGCAGCGCCACGCCCTGGCAGGCGCTGGCCGACGACTACGACGCGCTGCGCGCGCGCATCGCCCGGGTGGTCGAGGGCTTCGAGGACTTCAATGCCCGGGTGCGGGTGCCGGGCGGCTTCCATCTGCGCAACCCGGCGCGCGAGCGCGAGTGGCGCACGCCGGGGGGTCGCGCGCGCTTCATCCACCATGCCCTGCGGGGCGAGGGCGCCGCGGACTCCGGCGACCTGCTGACCCTGACCACCGTACGCAGCCACGACCAGTACAACACCACGGTGTACGGCTTCGACGACCGCTACCGCGGCATCCACGGCGAGCGCCGGGTGCTGTTCATCGGCGGTGCCGACCTCGCGCGCCTGGGACTGGCGGCCGGGCAGCGCGTCGACATCGTCTCGGTGTGGCACGACGGCGAGCGGCGGGTGAGCGGTTTCCGCCTGGTCGAGTACGACATCCCGGCCGGCTGCGTGGCCGCCTACTATCCGGAGACCAACCCGCTGGTGCCGCTGTCGCACCACGCGCAGGGCGCGCGGACGCCGGCCAGCAAGGCGATCCCGGTGCGCCTGGAAGCGCGGCCGGCGCCATGA
- the fdhD gene encoding formate dehydrogenase accessory sulfurtransferase FdhD codes for MSEAAVQPGLDRLPGERHEAGACMAVLDEVAVEVPVVLVYNGHDHAVLMASPGDLADFALGHSLAEGIVAAPGELDLVDIRASAAGIAVQMAIPPARFHALAGRNRALTAPVGCGLCGAASLAAAIRPTPALPPGPVPSAAEVAAAFAALPALQVLNARCGGLHAAAVVHAGGLLVREDVGRHNALDKVIGARARAGLDGGFALVTSRASHELVHKTASAGLSALAAISAPTTLAVRLAREAGLALFAFARGGAVTVYSPGGGVGTADAAGVA; via the coding sequence ATGAGCGAAGCGGCGGTGCAGCCCGGGCTGGATCGCCTGCCGGGCGAGCGCCATGAGGCCGGTGCATGCATGGCGGTGCTGGACGAGGTCGCCGTCGAGGTGCCAGTGGTGCTGGTCTACAACGGCCACGACCATGCCGTGCTGATGGCCAGCCCGGGCGACCTGGCCGACTTCGCGCTCGGCCATTCGCTGGCCGAGGGCATCGTCGCCGCGCCCGGCGAGCTGGACCTGGTCGATATCCGTGCCAGCGCAGCCGGCATCGCCGTGCAGATGGCGATCCCGCCGGCGCGCTTCCATGCCCTGGCCGGACGCAACCGCGCGCTGACCGCGCCGGTCGGCTGCGGGCTGTGCGGTGCCGCCTCGCTGGCCGCGGCGATCCGGCCGACGCCGGCCCTGCCGCCCGGCCCGGTGCCGAGTGCTGCCGAGGTCGCCGCCGCGTTTGCCGCGTTGCCGGCCCTGCAGGTGCTCAACGCCCGTTGTGGCGGTCTGCATGCCGCCGCCGTGGTGCACGCAGGCGGCCTGCTGGTGCGCGAGGACGTCGGTCGCCACAACGCCCTGGACAAGGTCATCGGCGCCCGGGCCCGCGCCGGCCTGGACGGCGGCTTCGCCCTGGTCACCTCGCGGGCCTCGCACGAGCTGGTCCACAAAACCGCCAGCGCCGGTCTGTCGGCGCTGGCGGCGATCTCGGCGCCGACCACGCTTGCGGTGCGCCTGGCACGGGAAGCCGGGCTGGCGCTGTTCGCCTTCGCCCGCGGCGGCGCGGTCACCGTCTACAGCCCGGGCGGGGGTGTCGGCACGGCGGATGCGGCAGGCGTTGCCTGA
- the bla gene encoding subclass B3 metallo-beta-lactamase, with product MARLPALAALTVATLALVAGTARAASPAPPAPDAPMDCRACAAWNAPQAPFRIHGDTWYVGPRGLSVLLIDTGAGLVLLDGALPQSAPQVLDNLRSLGFDPAQVRWVVNSHAHFDHAGGIAALAAATGARVAASPQGARALALGDALSGDPQADPTGGSMRFPAVAGAHGLADGESIRLGRLRLTAHHTPGHTPGGTTWSWRSCEGAHCLDLVYADSLTAVSAPDFRFGADPRALAAFRASIDKVAGLPCDLLVTAHPEASDLFGRQTAGTLADASSCQRLGERSRRALDDRLQREAGD from the coding sequence ATGGCCCGATTGCCCGCTCTTGCCGCCCTGACCGTCGCAACGCTCGCCCTCGTCGCCGGCACCGCACGGGCGGCTTCGCCGGCGCCGCCTGCGCCGGATGCCCCGATGGACTGTCGCGCCTGTGCGGCCTGGAACGCACCGCAGGCGCCGTTCCGCATCCATGGCGACACCTGGTACGTCGGCCCGCGCGGGCTGAGCGTGCTGCTGATCGACACCGGCGCCGGCCTGGTCCTGCTCGACGGCGCCCTGCCGCAGTCGGCGCCGCAGGTGCTGGACAACCTGCGCAGCCTGGGCTTCGACCCCGCGCAGGTGCGCTGGGTCGTCAATTCCCACGCCCACTTCGACCACGCCGGCGGCATCGCCGCCCTGGCCGCGGCGACCGGCGCGCGGGTCGCCGCCAGCCCCCAGGGCGCCCGTGCGCTGGCGCTGGGCGACGCTCTGTCGGGCGATCCGCAGGCCGATCCCACGGGCGGCTCGATGCGCTTCCCGGCGGTGGCCGGCGCGCACGGCCTGGCCGACGGCGAGTCGATCCGGCTCGGCCGGCTGCGACTCACCGCCCACCACACGCCCGGCCACACGCCCGGCGGCACCACCTGGAGCTGGCGCAGCTGCGAGGGCGCGCATTGCCTGGACCTGGTCTATGCCGACAGCCTGACCGCGGTGTCGGCGCCGGACTTCCGCTTCGGTGCCGACCCGCGCGCGCTGGCCGCCTTCCGCGCCAGCATCGACAAGGTCGCCGGCCTGCCCTGCGACCTGCTGGTCACCGCCCATCCGGAGGCCTCCGACCTGTTCGGCCGCCAGACCGCCGGCACCCTGGCCGATGCCTCGTCCTGCCAGCGCCTGGGCGAGCGCTCGCGCCGGGCGCTCGACGACCGCCTGCAACGCGAGGCGGGCGACTGA
- a CDS encoding protein kinase, giving the protein MDTRRLRALFDRMLAVPPDARARWLAREVADPLMRARLADLAAADLRADPLLDDTGRLHAWALDDDGGDAATGPAPGERAASEAMVGRRVGAFELLGLLGRGGMASVHLARRCDADFDQRVAVKLLHRDISDPVEQHLFRRERRILARLQHPDIARLIDGGVDTDGTPYLVIEHVDGVPLLAHAAGLDWRARLALFVRIARAVQAAHAALVVHGDLKPGNVLVTRAGDPKVLDFGIARVIGDDEHGEEARLPARATPAWASPERLAGAPASVAGDVYALGLLLAALLEGTAAPASVRADLERVVARATRAQPGLRHEAAGRLADDVADCLDGRLPRSLPAPSWRRAVRVAGRHRLAFTVILGLTVALLGTLVVALRQADQASRQALLAGREATRANTVRDFLEQLFEPVREGVSLGRMPALPELVAAGLARLSQVDDLGPAERVDLLLLFSRLSGNLGDRAQALALGEQAHDQARIHLEPRHPLAIAALARQARLHLATGHLAPAESLLNEAAERLRGGDPDDPAWIDVLDDLGVLAMERDDREAALAHKEQALAARIRRHGVAGKSTAAGWNNLGYALVGVGRHRDAADAYERAHAIDLRHRDPGSYDVLNTLSNWGWALVQAGESRSARPLLAQVDDGLQRVPGQPRGLHLVNLQKLCLVDIQLALPEASDSCGRMLALSAGMAGVDSPGHGDSLSFEGLRLLGRGALSEAADHLSSAWARLPDPVAHRRNRARVERLRAEIDLHEQRPAAALERLQGLRGVFDGAADRAAAVLVEALSALACQRARADCADPTALHAVRATLDRLAQDRTPGLTLPRLVLALAVAEAGATAEARALAADAATDAASALGEAHPWVRALQVLADPGAAATRCDPPGAASDPWLQAACTCAHACVGR; this is encoded by the coding sequence ATGGATACCCGACGACTCCGCGCGCTGTTCGACCGGATGCTGGCCGTGCCGCCCGATGCGCGTGCCCGCTGGCTGGCCCGGGAGGTCGCCGACCCGTTGATGCGTGCCCGGCTGGCGGACCTCGCGGCCGCCGACCTGCGCGCCGATCCGCTGCTCGACGACACCGGCCGTCTGCATGCCTGGGCACTCGACGACGACGGCGGCGACGCGGCCACCGGCCCGGCCCCCGGCGAGCGCGCGGCGTCCGAGGCGATGGTCGGCCGGCGGGTCGGCGCCTTCGAACTGCTCGGCCTGCTCGGACGCGGCGGCATGGCCAGCGTCCACCTGGCCCGGCGTTGCGACGCCGACTTCGACCAGCGGGTGGCGGTCAAGCTGCTGCATCGCGACATCAGCGACCCGGTCGAGCAGCACCTGTTCCGGCGCGAGCGGCGCATCCTGGCCCGCCTCCAGCATCCGGACATCGCGCGGCTGATCGACGGCGGCGTCGACACCGACGGCACGCCCTACCTGGTGATCGAACATGTCGATGGCGTGCCCCTGCTGGCGCATGCCGCGGGCCTGGACTGGCGGGCGCGCCTGGCGCTGTTCGTGCGCATCGCGCGGGCCGTGCAGGCGGCCCATGCCGCCCTGGTCGTGCATGGCGACCTGAAGCCGGGCAACGTGCTGGTGACCCGCGCCGGCGATCCCAAGGTGCTGGACTTCGGCATCGCCCGGGTGATCGGCGACGACGAGCATGGCGAGGAGGCGCGCCTGCCGGCGCGCGCGACACCGGCATGGGCTTCACCGGAACGGCTGGCCGGCGCGCCGGCCTCGGTGGCTGGCGACGTCTATGCCCTGGGCCTGCTGCTGGCCGCCCTGCTCGAGGGGACAGCGGCACCGGCCAGCGTGAGGGCGGACCTGGAACGCGTGGTCGCCAGGGCGACCCGTGCCCAGCCCGGCCTGCGCCACGAGGCCGCCGGCAGGCTGGCCGACGACGTCGCCGACTGCCTGGACGGGCGTCTGCCGCGCAGCCTGCCGGCGCCGTCCTGGCGGCGCGCGGTGCGCGTGGCCGGTCGCCACCGGCTGGCCTTCACGGTGATCCTCGGCCTGACCGTGGCGCTGCTCGGCACGCTGGTGGTGGCCCTGCGGCAGGCCGACCAGGCCTCCCGCCAAGCCCTGCTGGCCGGCCGGGAGGCGACGCGTGCGAACACCGTGCGCGACTTCCTCGAGCAGCTGTTCGAACCGGTGCGCGAGGGCGTCTCCCTGGGTCGCATGCCGGCCCTGCCCGAGCTGGTCGCCGCCGGCCTGGCCCGCCTGTCGCAGGTCGACGACCTGGGGCCGGCGGAGAGGGTCGATCTGCTGCTGCTGTTCTCCCGGCTCTCCGGCAATCTCGGCGACCGTGCCCAGGCGCTGGCCCTGGGCGAGCAGGCCCACGACCAGGCCCGGATCCATCTCGAGCCCCGCCATCCGCTGGCGATCGCCGCGCTGGCGCGCCAGGCGCGGCTGCACCTGGCGACCGGACATCTGGCTCCGGCCGAAAGCCTGTTGAACGAGGCGGCCGAGCGGCTGCGCGGCGGCGACCCGGACGACCCCGCCTGGATCGACGTGCTGGACGATCTCGGCGTTCTGGCGATGGAGCGCGACGATCGCGAGGCGGCCCTGGCCCACAAGGAGCAGGCCCTGGCCGCGCGCATCCGCCGCCATGGGGTCGCCGGAAAAAGCACCGCGGCCGGCTGGAACAACCTCGGCTATGCCCTGGTCGGCGTCGGTCGCCACCGCGACGCCGCCGACGCCTACGAACGCGCGCATGCCATCGACCTGCGGCACCGCGACCCGGGCAGCTACGACGTGCTCAACACCCTGTCCAACTGGGGCTGGGCCCTGGTCCAGGCCGGCGAGTCGCGATCGGCCCGGCCCCTCCTGGCGCAGGTCGACGACGGGCTGCAGCGGGTGCCCGGGCAGCCGCGCGGCCTGCACCTGGTCAACCTGCAGAAGCTGTGCCTGGTCGACATCCAGCTCGCCCTGCCGGAGGCCTCGGACAGTTGCGGGCGCATGCTGGCGCTCAGTGCCGGCATGGCCGGCGTGGACTCGCCAGGCCATGGCGACTCGCTGAGCTTCGAAGGCCTGCGACTGCTCGGCCGGGGCGCACTGAGCGAGGCGGCCGATCACCTCTCGTCCGCCTGGGCACGCCTCCCCGACCCGGTGGCGCATCGCCGCAACCGCGCCCGCGTAGAACGTCTGCGCGCCGAGATCGACCTGCACGAGCAGCGACCGGCGGCGGCCCTGGAGCGCCTGCAGGGACTGCGTGGCGTGTTCGATGGCGCTGCCGACCGCGCGGCCGCGGTCCTGGTGGAGGCGCTGTCGGCCCTGGCCTGCCAGCGCGCCCGGGCGGACTGCGCCGACCCCACCGCCCTGCACGCCGTCCGAGCGACCCTCGACCGCCTGGCGCAGGACCGGACACCCGGACTCACCCTGCCCCGCCTGGTGCTGGCGCTCGCGGTGGCCGAAGCCGGCGCGACCGCCGAGGCTCGCGCGCTGGCCGCCGACGCTGCGACCGATGCCGCCAGCGCCTTGGGCGAAGCGCACCCCTGGGTGCGCGCCCTGCAGGTGCTCGCCGATCCCGGCGCGGCCGCGACCCGCTGCGACCCGCCCGGCGCCGCGTCCGACCCCTGGCTGCAGGCCGCCTGTACCTGCGCGCACGCCTGCGTCGGGCGTTGA
- a CDS encoding sigma-70 family RNA polymerase sigma factor produces MSGDAGRAQDVDAQFQAVYARLHALAHQQRRRIDGATLDTTGLVHEVYLEFRDRPEALEPRDFFAYAARAMRHLLLDRARRRGRARHGGDLRQVELGPGLEANAAGDAWAGRLIELDQALATLRDQQPRAAEVVELHFFAGLAFADIARLLARDRRTIHRDWRFARAWLLAALD; encoded by the coding sequence ATGAGTGGGGATGCCGGCCGCGCGCAGGACGTCGATGCCCAGTTCCAGGCCGTGTACGCGCGCCTGCATGCCCTGGCCCACCAGCAGCGGCGCCGCATCGACGGCGCGACGCTGGATACCACCGGCCTGGTCCACGAGGTCTACCTGGAGTTCCGGGATCGACCCGAAGCCCTGGAGCCGCGCGATTTTTTCGCCTATGCAGCCCGCGCCATGCGCCACCTGCTGCTGGATCGTGCCCGCCGCCGCGGTCGGGCCCGCCATGGGGGCGATCTGCGCCAGGTCGAGCTCGGGCCGGGGCTGGAGGCGAACGCCGCCGGCGATGCCTGGGCCGGCCGGCTGATCGAGCTCGACCAGGCGCTGGCGACCCTGCGCGACCAGCAACCGCGCGCGGCCGAAGTGGTCGAACTGCACTTCTTCGCCGGCCTGGCGTTCGCCGACATCGCCCGCCTGCTGGCACGCGACCGCCGCACCATCCATCGCGACTGGCGATTCGCCCGCGCCTGGCTGCTGGCGGCCCTGGACTGA
- a CDS encoding amidohydrolase family protein produces MTLVRLLALIAGVLTAGLAAAAEVTVFRGVDVLPMDRDTVLRDQTVVVRGEVIEAVGPRRRVEVPEGARVVEGRGLWLMPGLAEAHGHLQPLDHPDLQPTLDLFLAHGVTTVRGLLGETGQLVLRQQLLDGERDGPRVVLAGPSLNGNSVTDSEQAAAFVEEIHQAGFDLLKIHPGLDIPRFDAVMAAARAHGMPVVGHVPEAVGLMHALDRRMAGIEHMDDYVRALVPDDHRARTASPGFFGLLAVEAADPDRIPVLVEATRAAGTAISPTETLMRWMLGDEDVDGLLARPEMAYVPGEVQARWRTQRGQIQSGPGFSRARADRFLELRRQLLKALHDGGVPIVLGSDAPQWFNVPGVSAHRELALMVEAGLTPWQALRTGTVAAAAHLGAAGERGAVVAGQAADLVLLDADPRRRIGRVDHIRGVMVAGRWHDRADLDARLAALRARAAAMP; encoded by the coding sequence ATGACCCTCGTCCGCCTCCTCGCCCTGATTGCCGGCGTGTTGACCGCCGGCCTCGCCGCCGCCGCCGAGGTCACCGTGTTCCGCGGCGTCGACGTGCTGCCGATGGATCGCGACACCGTGCTGCGCGACCAGACCGTGGTGGTGCGCGGCGAGGTCATCGAGGCGGTCGGTCCGCGCCGGCGGGTCGAGGTGCCCGAAGGCGCCCGCGTGGTGGAGGGCCGCGGTCTGTGGCTGATGCCTGGCCTCGCCGAGGCGCACGGCCACCTGCAGCCGCTCGACCACCCCGACCTGCAGCCCACCCTCGACCTGTTCCTGGCCCATGGCGTGACCACCGTGCGCGGCCTGCTCGGCGAAACCGGGCAACTGGTGCTGCGCCAGCAGTTGCTGGACGGCGAGCGCGACGGCCCGCGCGTCGTGCTGGCCGGGCCTTCGCTCAACGGCAACAGCGTCACCGACTCGGAACAGGCCGCCGCGTTCGTCGAGGAGATCCACCAGGCCGGCTTCGACCTGCTCAAGATCCACCCCGGCCTGGACATCCCGCGCTTCGACGCGGTGATGGCCGCGGCGCGTGCGCACGGCATGCCGGTGGTCGGCCACGTGCCCGAGGCGGTCGGGCTGATGCATGCGCTGGACCGCCGCATGGCCGGCATCGAGCACATGGACGACTACGTACGCGCCCTGGTCCCGGACGACCACCGGGCGCGCACCGCCAGTCCCGGATTCTTTGGACTGCTGGCCGTCGAGGCCGCCGATCCGGACCGGATTCCGGTGCTGGTGGAAGCCACCCGTGCCGCAGGCACCGCGATCTCGCCGACCGAGACCCTGATGCGCTGGATGCTGGGCGACGAGGACGTCGATGGCCTGCTGGCGCGGCCGGAGATGGCCTATGTGCCCGGGGAAGTGCAGGCGCGCTGGCGCACCCAGCGCGGCCAGATCCAGTCCGGTCCGGGCTTCAGCCGGGCGCGCGCCGACCGCTTCCTGGAACTGCGCCGGCAGCTGCTGAAGGCCCTGCACGACGGCGGTGTGCCGATCGTGCTGGGTTCGGACGCGCCGCAGTGGTTCAACGTGCCCGGCGTCTCGGCCCACCGCGAACTGGCGCTGATGGTCGAGGCGGGCCTGACGCCCTGGCAGGCCCTGCGCACCGGCACGGTCGCGGCGGCCGCCCACCTGGGCGCGGCCGGCGAACGCGGCGCAGTGGTCGCCGGGCAGGCCGCCGACCTGGTCCTGCTTGATGCCGACCCGCGCCGGCGGATCGGTCGGGTCGACCACATCCGCGGCGTGATGGTGGCCGGCCGCTGGCACGACCGCGCCGACCTGGACGCCCGTCTGGCGGCGCTGCGCGCGCGGGCCGCGGCGATGCCCTGA
- a CDS encoding SOS response-associated peptidase, whose product MCGRYSRAVGWDQVRAFSQPLAIAAPETDPEPAWNIAPTQSSWVLVAGPAGTGAVARQMRWGLVPAWTKAIGTGYSTINARVETAAVKPAYRGPWRHRRCLVPASGWYEWPRPKRPVYIRPDGSPVALFAGLWDHWPGTPEQPGLDSFSIVTTEAQGPLRAVHDRMPLLLSPPVLTDWLHADGEAAAAIAAAAQPPVLAWHAVAPAVGNVRAQGAGLIAPVPDDPAAP is encoded by the coding sequence ATGTGCGGGCGCTACAGCCGGGCGGTCGGCTGGGATCAGGTCCGGGCGTTCTCGCAGCCGCTGGCGATCGCCGCGCCCGAGACGGACCCCGAGCCGGCCTGGAACATCGCGCCCACGCAGTCGTCCTGGGTCCTGGTCGCCGGACCGGCCGGCACCGGTGCCGTCGCCAGGCAGATGCGCTGGGGCCTGGTGCCGGCCTGGACGAAGGCGATCGGCACCGGCTACAGCACCATCAATGCGCGCGTCGAGACCGCCGCGGTCAAGCCCGCCTATCGCGGACCGTGGCGTCACCGCCGCTGCCTGGTGCCGGCCTCGGGCTGGTACGAGTGGCCGCGGCCGAAACGGCCGGTGTACATCCGTCCGGACGGGAGCCCTGTGGCGCTGTTCGCGGGCCTGTGGGACCACTGGCCGGGCACCCCGGAGCAGCCCGGTCTGGACAGCTTCAGCATCGTCACCACGGAGGCGCAGGGACCGCTGCGCGCCGTGCACGACCGCATGCCGCTGCTGCTTTCGCCGCCGGTGCTGACTGACTGGCTGCACGCCGACGGCGAGGCGGCGGCCGCCATCGCCGCCGCCGCGCAACCGCCGGTGCTGGCCTGGCATGCGGTGGCGCCTGCGGTCGGCAACGTCCGTGCCCAGGGCGCGGGCCTGATCGCGCCGGTGCCCGACGACCCAGCCGCGCCTTGA
- a CDS encoding sigma-70 family RNA polymerase sigma factor: protein MADTGNLTVLMRAWQAGDAQARERLNAAVYDELRLMARRRLSGERGGHTLQPTALVHEAWLRMADGDADWRDRAHFFATAALHMRSVLVDHARARLADKRGGGALRVTLDDGLASSDPDADFLALDQALAELESEDERTAKVIELTYFAGLKRDEIAHVLEVSVPTVDRALRFGRAWLRQALAA, encoded by the coding sequence ATGGCTGACACAGGCAACCTCACGGTGCTGATGCGGGCCTGGCAGGCTGGCGATGCGCAGGCGCGCGAGCGCCTCAATGCAGCGGTCTACGACGAGCTGCGCCTGATGGCGCGGCGGCGTCTGTCCGGCGAGCGCGGTGGCCATACGCTGCAGCCGACCGCGCTGGTCCACGAGGCCTGGCTGCGCATGGCCGACGGCGACGCCGACTGGCGCGACCGCGCGCATTTCTTCGCCACCGCGGCCCTGCACATGCGTTCGGTGCTGGTCGACCATGCGCGCGCGCGCCTGGCCGACAAACGCGGCGGCGGCGCGCTGCGCGTGACCCTGGACGATGGTCTGGCGAGCAGCGATCCGGACGCCGACTTCCTGGCGCTCGACCAGGCGCTGGCCGAGCTGGAATCGGAGGACGAGCGCACCGCCAAGGTGATCGAGCTGACCTATTTCGCCGGCCTCAAGCGCGACGAGATCGCGCACGTGCTCGAGGTGTCGGTGCCGACCGTGGACCGCGCGCTGCGCTTCGGCCGCGCCTGGCTGCGCCAGGCGCTGGCGGCGTGA